A single Anas acuta chromosome 19, bAnaAcu1.1, whole genome shotgun sequence DNA region contains:
- the HSPB1 gene encoding heat shock protein beta-1, with translation MAERRVPFTFLSSPSWEPFRDWYHGSRLFDQSFGMPHIPEDWYKWPSGSAWPGYFRLLPGESALVPAPGSPFGRALSRQLSSGISEIRQSADSWKVTLDVNHFAPEELVVKTKDNIVEITGKHEEKQDEHGFISRCFTRKYTLPPGVEATAVRSSLSPDGMLTVEAPLPKPAIQSAEITIPVTVESQGKKDEPAKK, from the exons ATGGCTGAGCGCCGCGTGCCCTTCACCTtcctcagcagccccagctgggagcCCTTCCGCGACTGGTACCACGGCAGCCGCCTCTTCGACCAGTCCTTCGGGATGCCCCACATCCCCGAGGATTGGTACAAGTGGCCGAGCGGCAGCGCCTGGCCCGGGTATTTCCGTCTGCTGCCCGGGGAAAGCGCCTTGGTGCCGGCGCCGGGCTCGCCCTTCGGCCGGGCGCTGAGCCGCCAGCTCAGCAGCGGCATCTCCGAGATCCGCCAAAGCGCCGACAGCTGGAAGGTCACCCTGGATGTCAACCACTTCGCCCCCGAGGAGCTGGTGGTCAAGACCAAGGACAACATCGTGGAGATCACCG GCAAGCACGAGGAGAAACAGGATGAGCACGGCTTCATCTCCCGGTGCTTCACCCGAAAATACAC cctcccccccgGCGTGGAGGCCACGGCCGTGCGCTCCTCGCTGTCCCCCGACGGGATGCTGACGGTGGAGGCGCCCCTGCCCAAGCCGGCCATCCAGTCGGCCGAAATCACCATCCCCGTCACCGTGGAGAGCCAGGGCAAGAAAGACGAGCCGGCCAAGAAGTAG